One window of Agromyces rhizosphaerae genomic DNA carries:
- the pabB gene encoding aminodeoxychorismate synthase component I, whose translation MPPRIRSLTLPGWRDPERVFLALGAAAERVAWLDAGPDATEGRSILAIGAGDDRTVTANRDDAPDDVYASLREPLADGAVDAREHRDAPSPVGWIGWFAYEFGARTLGLPAAPTTTPEAAFLFAERVVVFDHALGRVRLEWLEGADAAGERAAGDATPGETWARETAEAIAHLPATAPGTHDAVLEDELPPEASVPPAVRWRHDAAEYERMIADCREAIARGDAYQLCLTNRVDVDVEVDPVQAYRRLRRSSPTHHGAFLRLAGVALLSASPEQFLEVGTDGTVSTRPMKGTRPRSADPERDEALRAELLASEKERAENLMIVDLMRNDLARVAEVGGVAVPSLLAVEEYPHVHQLVSTVTARLRHPLTALDAVRAAFPAGSMTGAPKESAMRILHALEGGPRGVYSGAFGRIGVDGSADLAMVIRTIVVAPGAVSIGTGGGITTLSHPAEEVEETRLKARALLAVLGGRADGL comes from the coding sequence ATGCCACCCCGTATCCGGAGCCTCACGCTGCCCGGATGGCGCGACCCCGAGCGCGTGTTCCTGGCGCTCGGCGCGGCAGCCGAGCGGGTCGCGTGGCTCGATGCGGGCCCGGATGCCACGGAGGGCCGGAGCATCCTCGCGATCGGCGCCGGCGACGACCGCACGGTCACCGCGAACCGCGACGACGCGCCCGACGACGTGTACGCGAGCCTGCGCGAGCCGCTCGCCGACGGTGCGGTGGACGCCCGCGAGCACCGCGACGCCCCCAGCCCCGTCGGCTGGATCGGCTGGTTCGCCTACGAGTTCGGCGCGCGCACGCTCGGGCTCCCTGCGGCACCCACCACCACGCCGGAGGCCGCGTTCCTGTTCGCCGAGCGCGTGGTGGTGTTCGACCACGCCCTGGGCCGGGTGCGGCTCGAGTGGCTGGAGGGGGCGGATGCCGCGGGCGAGCGCGCCGCCGGCGACGCGACCCCCGGCGAGACGTGGGCGCGCGAGACCGCGGAGGCGATCGCACACCTGCCCGCGACGGCGCCGGGCACGCATGACGCGGTGCTCGAGGACGAGCTTCCGCCGGAGGCATCCGTGCCCCCTGCCGTGCGCTGGCGCCACGATGCGGCCGAGTACGAGCGGATGATCGCCGACTGCCGGGAGGCGATCGCGCGCGGCGACGCGTACCAGCTGTGCCTCACGAACCGCGTCGACGTCGACGTCGAGGTCGACCCCGTCCAGGCGTACCGCCGCCTCCGCCGCTCGAGCCCGACGCACCACGGCGCGTTCCTGCGCCTGGCCGGCGTCGCGCTGCTCAGCGCCTCGCCCGAGCAGTTCCTCGAGGTCGGCACCGACGGCACGGTGTCGACCAGGCCCATGAAGGGCACGAGGCCGCGCTCGGCCGATCCGGAGCGCGACGAGGCGCTGCGCGCGGAGCTGCTCGCGAGCGAGAAGGAGCGCGCCGAGAACCTCATGATCGTCGACCTCATGCGCAACGACCTCGCGCGGGTCGCCGAGGTCGGCGGGGTCGCCGTGCCGAGCCTGCTCGCGGTGGAGGAGTACCCGCACGTGCACCAGCTGGTGTCGACGGTGACGGCTCGCCTGCGGCATCCGCTCACCGCCCTCGACGCCGTGCGCGCGGCCTTCCCGGCGGGGTCGATGACCGGGGCGCCGAAGGAGAGCGCGATGCGGATCCTGCACGCGCTCGAGGGCGGACCGCGTGGCGTGTACTCCGGCGCGTTCGGGCGCATCGGCGTCGACGGCAGCGCGGATCTCGCGATGGTGATCCGCACGATCGTGGTCGCGCCGGGCGCCGTGTCGATCGGCACGGGCGGCGGCATCACGACGCTCTCGCACCCGGCCGAGGAGGTCGAGGAGACCCGGCTGAAGGCCCGCGCGCTGCTCGCGGTGCTGGGCGGGCGCGCCGACGGGCTGTGA